A window from Prochlorococcus marinus CUG1435 encodes these proteins:
- a CDS encoding DNA topoisomerase 4 subunit A — protein sequence MDKKKFTSISLQEEMERSYLEYAMSVIVGRALPDARDGLKPVQRRILFAMYELGLTPDRPFRKCARVVGDVLGKYHPHGDQAVYDALVRLVQNFSTKYPSLDGHGNFGSVDNDPPAAMRYTETRLAPIAHDGFLEEIGLETVNFSNNFDGSQKEPDVLPAQLPFLLLNGSSGIAVGMATNIPPHNLGEIVDGLIALIENKDINDKKLTNFIKGPDFPTGGELIYDESIEELYNTGKGSITIRGVINTEEINLGKGKHKKMALIVTELPYQISKAGWIEKLAELVNLNKINGISDIRDESDRDGMRIVIELKKDSNPELVISNLYKKTSLQTNFGAIFLALIKGKPVQLNLKQYLNYFLEFREETIRKRTNYFLKNTIEKLETLEGLSKATKDIKKVIAIIESSETPGEAKSKLIENFYLREKQATSVLDMPLKKLTTLERNQINEDIKKMQEKKDYFQKLLNERKLLLDLLKEELIILKEKYNVKRKTKLLKNINQNKELETINKQILEEFINKKTKICIDNRLYLRKIIFNNYKKSFEDGNKIIDNKNIQKFICNIDKNLKIIGITCTGKVFHIDWESNINNDFKLDNKVLGNIDPNEILNFHSIKKDIKNYLCILNSDGRFKKVLFDKDMIKSNRSFSITKLKNNITTIDSFISNEEKNLIILTSIGRIFKFNLSNKFFAPTSKQSQGLMLAKLLPTEKIVSCCPYQNGENIFLVSRQGKIFCINSNEIYFANEYSLGYLNEKTQLKNDCFLKILPSNHFLDIETNKNKSARLEFDKLNFKANKTNFLIEFLKLDKGEHLESCFRIKNLLN from the coding sequence ATGGATAAGAAAAAATTCACTTCTATCTCACTCCAAGAAGAAATGGAACGATCTTATCTGGAGTATGCAATGAGCGTGATAGTTGGACGTGCTCTTCCTGACGCAAGAGACGGCCTTAAACCTGTTCAAAGAAGGATATTATTCGCAATGTATGAATTAGGCTTGACACCGGACAGGCCATTTAGAAAGTGTGCGAGAGTTGTCGGAGATGTGCTAGGAAAATATCATCCTCATGGAGATCAAGCAGTATATGACGCACTAGTGAGACTAGTGCAAAATTTTTCAACTAAATATCCCTCTTTAGACGGTCACGGCAATTTTGGATCTGTAGATAATGATCCTCCCGCAGCAATGAGGTACACCGAAACCAGACTAGCACCAATAGCCCATGATGGATTTCTTGAGGAAATTGGATTAGAAACAGTAAATTTCTCAAACAACTTTGATGGTTCGCAAAAAGAGCCCGATGTTCTTCCAGCCCAACTTCCATTTTTATTATTGAACGGATCGTCAGGTATTGCAGTTGGAATGGCAACAAATATTCCGCCTCATAACCTAGGAGAAATAGTAGATGGTCTAATAGCTTTAATTGAAAATAAAGATATAAATGATAAAAAACTAACTAACTTTATTAAAGGGCCTGATTTTCCTACAGGAGGCGAATTAATTTATGATGAATCTATAGAGGAACTTTACAATACAGGCAAAGGATCAATAACGATAAGAGGAGTTATAAATACTGAAGAAATAAATTTAGGCAAAGGTAAACATAAAAAAATGGCTCTAATCGTAACAGAGCTTCCTTATCAAATCAGCAAAGCAGGTTGGATTGAAAAACTAGCAGAACTTGTTAATTTAAACAAAATTAATGGAATTTCAGATATCAGGGATGAGAGTGACAGAGATGGAATGAGAATTGTAATAGAGTTAAAAAAAGATTCTAATCCAGAACTGGTAATTTCAAATTTATATAAAAAAACATCTCTACAAACAAACTTTGGAGCAATATTTTTAGCTTTAATTAAAGGAAAACCTGTCCAACTAAACTTAAAGCAATATCTCAACTATTTTCTTGAATTTAGAGAAGAAACAATTAGAAAAAGAACTAATTATTTTCTAAAAAATACTATTGAAAAACTAGAAACCTTAGAAGGTTTATCAAAAGCAACTAAAGATATAAAAAAAGTTATAGCGATTATTGAAAGCTCAGAAACTCCTGGAGAAGCAAAATCAAAATTAATTGAAAATTTTTATTTAAGAGAAAAACAAGCAACTTCAGTATTAGATATGCCATTAAAAAAATTAACAACTCTGGAAAGAAATCAAATAAATGAAGACATAAAAAAAATGCAAGAAAAGAAAGATTATTTTCAAAAGTTATTAAATGAAAGAAAATTATTACTAGACTTGCTTAAAGAAGAATTAATAATATTAAAGGAAAAATATAATGTCAAAAGAAAAACGAAACTACTTAAAAATATTAATCAAAATAAAGAATTAGAAACAATTAATAAGCAGATATTAGAGGAGTTTATCAACAAGAAAACTAAAATATGTATAGACAACAGATTATATTTACGAAAAATAATTTTTAATAATTATAAAAAATCTTTTGAAGATGGTAATAAAATTATTGATAATAAAAATATACAAAAATTTATATGCAATATTGATAAAAATTTAAAAATAATTGGAATCACTTGTACAGGAAAAGTTTTCCACATTGATTGGGAATCAAACATTAATAATGACTTTAAATTAGATAATAAAGTTCTTGGAAATATTGATCCAAATGAAATATTGAATTTTCATTCAATTAAAAAAGATATAAAAAATTATTTATGTATATTGAATTCAGATGGAAGATTTAAAAAAGTTTTATTTGACAAAGATATGATTAAAAGTAATAGATCTTTTTCAATTACAAAATTAAAAAATAATATTACAACAATTGATTCATTTATTTCAAATGAAGAGAAAAATTTAATAATACTAACCTCAATAGGAAGAATTTTTAAATTTAATTTATCAAATAAATTTTTTGCACCGACTTCTAAACAATCTCAAGGTTTAATGCTTGCAAAACTTTTACCAACTGAAAAGATTGTTTCTTGTTGTCCATATCAAAATGGAGAAAATATTTTTTTAGTTTCTAGACAAGGAAAAATCTTTTGTATAAATAGTAATGAAATTTATTTTGCAAATGAATACAGTTTGGGTTATTTAAACGAAAAAACTCAGCTTAAAAATGATTGCTTCCTCAAAATTTTGCCAAGCAATCATTTCCTTGATATTGAAACAAATAAGAATAAATCAGCTAGGTTAGAGTTTGATAAATTAAACTTCAAAGCTAATAAAACAAATTTTTTAATTGAATTCTTAAAATTAGACAAAGGAGAACATCTTGAAAGTTGTTTTCGAATAAAAAATTTGCTCAACTAA
- the nusB gene encoding transcription antitermination protein NusB produces the protein MYNNRSLSRELSLISLGLIKDKDDFKLNKFQIEEIIESALNSLIDHCREELDNCELDLENASQKILDSELQEGVDSSFANVRDELKKSLKKIETVMNTLSVTLDFPKLIVSSGQIDIREDVNQRISYIINNLTIIDSDIDQAMDGWRLKRLPRIDRDILRLAYVDINFLSTPVAVACDEAVNLANKYSDIQGRKFINGVLRRLQTIKLS, from the coding sequence ATGTATAATAATAGATCTCTTTCTAGAGAATTATCTTTAATTTCTTTAGGCTTGATTAAAGATAAAGATGATTTCAAATTAAATAAATTTCAGATAGAAGAGATTATTGAATCCGCCTTAAATTCCTTAATCGATCATTGTAGAGAGGAACTAGACAATTGCGAATTAGATTTAGAAAATGCATCCCAAAAAATATTAGATAGTGAATTGCAAGAAGGAGTAGATTCTTCTTTTGCAAATGTTAGAGACGAGTTAAAAAAATCTCTCAAAAAAATTGAAACTGTAATGAATACACTCTCGGTCACTTTAGACTTTCCAAAACTAATAGTTTCTAGTGGACAAATTGATATTAGAGAAGATGTTAATCAAAGGATTAGCTATATAATTAATAATCTAACAATTATCGACTCTGATATTGATCAAGCAATGGATGGTTGGAGATTAAAAAGATTACCAAGAATTGATCGCGATATTTTAAGGTTAGCCTATGTTGATATTAATTTTCTGAGTACACCTGTTGCAGTTGCTTGTGATGAAGCAGTAAATTTAGCTAACAAATATAGTGATATTCAAGGGAGAAAATTTATAAATGGAGTTTTAAGGAGATTACAAACAATAAAATTGTCATGA
- the queG gene encoding tRNA epoxyqueuosine(34) reductase QueG has translation MIDNVQDKKEISTKLKERAIFEGFSLAGIASIPGSSRIKLRTNSLERWLSNNYHAEMKWMEAERRKNISSLLENAKSVLSVGFNYMSSANNNNNLLKVGKFSQGEDYHKVIYKKLKNIGKWINLEIPDCKWKICVDTSPLLEKAWAEESGLGWIGKNSNLINKKNGSWFTLGFLILTKDLAPDKPHQPLCGKCDKCIEHCPTKAIVEPFVIQSNLCIAYHTIESREKTIPKKIKENLNGWVAGCDICQDVCPWNESVPYNNTFETTPKEWIQNLNTESLNWDDKTWEQNLQGTTLKRIKPWMWKRNIQSTLSNKKIKI, from the coding sequence ATGATCGACAACGTTCAAGACAAAAAAGAAATAAGCACAAAATTAAAAGAAAGAGCAATTTTTGAAGGTTTTTCATTAGCTGGAATTGCTTCAATTCCAGGTAGTTCGCGCATTAAATTAAGAACTAATTCATTAGAAAGATGGTTATCAAATAACTATCATGCTGAAATGAAATGGATGGAAGCAGAAAGAAGAAAAAACATAAGCTCACTTCTTGAAAATGCTAAAAGTGTTCTAAGTGTTGGATTCAATTATATGAGTTCAGCAAACAACAATAACAATCTCTTAAAGGTGGGTAAATTTAGTCAAGGAGAAGATTATCACAAAGTAATTTACAAAAAATTAAAGAATATTGGCAAATGGATAAACTTAGAAATTCCGGATTGCAAATGGAAAATATGTGTTGACACTTCACCGCTTCTGGAAAAAGCATGGGCTGAGGAATCAGGACTTGGTTGGATTGGTAAAAATAGTAATTTGATAAACAAAAAAAATGGTTCTTGGTTTACTTTAGGTTTTTTGATCCTTACAAAAGATTTAGCACCAGATAAGCCTCACCAACCACTGTGCGGTAAATGTGATAAATGTATTGAACATTGCCCCACAAAAGCAATAGTAGAACCATTTGTAATACAATCAAATCTATGCATTGCATATCACACAATAGAAAGCAGAGAAAAAACTATTCCAAAAAAAATCAAAGAAAATTTAAATGGATGGGTTGCAGGATGTGATATTTGTCAAGATGTATGCCCTTGGAATGAGTCAGTTCCATACAACAATACTTTTGAAACGACCCCGAAGGAATGGATTCAAAATCTTAATACTGAGTCGTTAAATTGGGATGATAAAACCTGGGAACAAAACCTTCAAGGAACTACATTAAAGAGAATTAAACCATGGATGTGGAAAAGAAACATACAATCAACTCTAAGCAATAAAAAAATTAAGATATGA
- a CDS encoding pilus assembly protein TadD, producing the protein MKKVLKKILYLSLISYCFLTVEKVQSIIPHYYFPTEKNLQKESLSIAKNAYQLLYFGLAKDSLSLAKLAVKINSTNEKLWLILSEVQVANKLYKKALTSLNKAEKINSNLSEIYFAKSNIYLQLLQQKNAKNALEKGLRIEPSNHKAIFQLGNILLMEKNYFGAIELFDKSIKIKPDFWQAINNQGLAYFEKNNINRSIKLFEKAISIEENSEPLLGLATCLRTKDINLALQLAQKALVKNPNYVNYDYRKEQLWGEKLQTSTEILLQNEQIQKDVILAKTKINASY; encoded by the coding sequence ATGAAAAAAGTTTTAAAAAAAATACTATACCTTTCTTTGATCAGTTATTGCTTTTTGACAGTAGAGAAAGTTCAATCAATAATTCCTCATTATTATTTCCCAACGGAAAAAAATTTACAAAAAGAAAGTTTATCTATTGCAAAAAATGCATATCAACTCCTTTATTTTGGACTAGCTAAAGATAGCCTTAGCTTAGCAAAATTAGCTGTAAAAATAAATTCAACAAATGAAAAATTATGGTTAATTTTATCTGAAGTTCAGGTAGCAAACAAACTATACAAAAAAGCATTAACTTCTTTAAATAAAGCAGAAAAGATTAATTCAAATCTTAGTGAAATATACTTTGCTAAAAGTAATATTTATTTACAGCTTTTACAACAAAAAAATGCAAAGAACGCTTTAGAAAAAGGATTAAGGATTGAACCAAGTAACCATAAAGCCATTTTTCAATTAGGAAATATTTTATTAATGGAAAAAAATTACTTTGGAGCTATTGAGTTATTTGATAAATCAATAAAAATTAAACCTGATTTCTGGCAAGCAATAAATAATCAAGGATTAGCTTATTTCGAAAAAAACAATATAAATCGATCAATCAAACTTTTTGAAAAGGCAATATCAATTGAGGAAAATTCTGAACCATTACTTGGACTTGCAACATGTTTGAGAACCAAAGATATTAACTTAGCGCTTCAACTAGCCCAAAAGGCATTAGTTAAGAATCCTAACTATGTTAATTACGATTACAGAAAAGAACAGTTATGGGGAGAAAAATTGCAAACATCAACTGAAATTCTTTTACAAAATGAACAAATTCAAAAGGATGTAATATTGGCAAAAACCAAAATAAATGCATCTTATTAA
- the ftsY gene encoding signal recognition particle-docking protein FtsY, producing MTNAESDNSREWAEQAYALLKKRQEEQKQELQKQEEQKQELQKQEEQKQELQKQEEQKQEEQKQELQKQAEQKQEEQKQAEQKQEEQKQEEQKQEEQKQAFINITNKENLLEKPKTIDEPELGEFDDNFTWSAMVLAAQGKKINQISIDEIDWLTKLRRGLEETRKGFVTELLDKLGDDPLTPESLDDLETLLIRADVGIDSTDKVISSLRKKLNEEVVGAEAGIKFLKKELKLIIDKPIKNSGTDLLVPRKGKLNVWLLVGVNGVGKTTTLGKLAYLSSRSNFKTLIAAADTFRAAAVEQLEVWGDRSNVDVISNQSKNADPAAVVFDAINSAKKRNIDLLLVDTAGRLQTKNNLMDELSKIKKIIDKNVPDAIVESLLVLDASQGQNGLKQAKSFAKSANLSGAIITKLDGTSRGGVSLAVSEEVNLPIRFIGAGEGIKDLRPFNSYEFVEAMLADK from the coding sequence ATGACTAATGCTGAATCTGATAATTCTAGAGAATGGGCTGAACAAGCTTATGCACTTTTAAAAAAACGACAAGAAGAGCAAAAACAAGAATTACAAAAACAAGAAGAGCAAAAACAAGAATTACAAAAACAAGAAGAGCAAAAACAAGAATTACAAAAACAAGAAGAGCAAAAACAAGAAGAGCAAAAACAAGAATTACAAAAACAAGCAGAGCAAAAACAAGAAGAGCAAAAACAAGCAGAGCAAAAACAAGAAGAGCAAAAACAAGAAGAGCAAAAACAAGAAGAGCAAAAACAAGCTTTTATTAATATTACTAATAAAGAAAATCTTCTTGAAAAGCCTAAAACTATTGATGAACCTGAACTAGGGGAATTTGATGATAATTTTACTTGGTCAGCAATGGTATTAGCTGCGCAAGGAAAAAAGATAAATCAAATATCGATAGATGAAATTGATTGGTTAACTAAATTAAGAAGAGGCTTAGAAGAAACAAGAAAAGGTTTTGTTACTGAATTATTGGATAAATTGGGAGATGATCCGCTTACTCCAGAATCTCTAGATGATTTAGAGACCTTATTAATAAGAGCAGATGTTGGTATTGATTCAACTGATAAAGTTATAAGTTCTCTTAGAAAGAAATTAAACGAAGAAGTTGTCGGTGCAGAAGCAGGAATAAAATTTTTAAAGAAAGAATTAAAATTAATTATTGATAAACCAATAAAAAACTCAGGTACTGATCTTTTAGTTCCTAGAAAAGGGAAGTTAAATGTCTGGTTATTAGTAGGGGTAAATGGTGTAGGAAAGACTACCACACTAGGAAAATTAGCATATTTGTCATCAAGAAGTAATTTTAAAACCTTAATAGCTGCTGCTGATACTTTTAGAGCTGCGGCAGTAGAACAACTCGAAGTATGGGGTGATAGGAGTAATGTAGATGTCATATCCAATCAATCAAAAAATGCTGACCCAGCAGCAGTAGTTTTTGATGCAATCAATTCTGCAAAAAAAAGAAATATTGACTTATTACTTGTTGATACAGCAGGTAGATTGCAAACAAAAAATAATTTGATGGATGAATTATCAAAAATAAAAAAAATTATTGATAAAAATGTTCCCGATGCAATTGTTGAATCATTATTAGTTTTAGACGCAAGTCAAGGTCAAAATGGCTTAAAGCAGGCAAAAAGTTTTGCTAAATCAGCAAACTTAAGTGGAGCAATTATTACTAAATTAGATGGTACCTCTAGAGGGGGCGTCTCTTTAGCTGTATCTGAAGAGGTTAATTTGCCTATAAGATTTATTGGGGCTGGAGAAGGTATAAAAGATTTGAGACCTTTTAATAGTTATGAATTTGTGGAGGCAATGCTTGCTGATAAATAA
- a CDS encoding DUF502 domain-containing protein, producing the protein MVESNQNQDSNLGSRLQQDLKNDLIAGLLVVIPLATTIWLSSLVSKFVLTLVTSVPKQLNPFITLNPLLQDLINLTLGLTVPLLAILLIGLMARNFVGRWLLEFGEGTLSKIPVAGAVYKTLKQLLETFLSNKSNRFRRVVLVEYPREGLYSVGFVTGDVGPSLQTELEEKLLSVFIPTAPNPTTGWYTLVPESSVKDLDISVEDAFKTIISAGIVNPDEKNNNTNPTFSKLFSQLRASTNSSS; encoded by the coding sequence TTGGTTGAATCTAATCAAAATCAAGATTCGAACCTAGGATCTAGGCTTCAACAGGATCTAAAAAATGATCTCATAGCTGGCTTGTTAGTTGTAATACCTCTAGCAACAACCATCTGGCTGTCATCATTAGTTAGTAAATTTGTTCTAACATTGGTTACCTCTGTTCCTAAGCAATTAAATCCTTTCATTACCTTAAACCCTCTATTACAAGATTTAATTAATCTTACTTTAGGCTTAACTGTACCATTATTAGCCATTTTGCTTATAGGCTTGATGGCCAGAAATTTTGTAGGAAGATGGTTGTTAGAATTTGGTGAGGGAACCCTATCCAAAATTCCTGTAGCTGGTGCTGTTTATAAAACTCTTAAACAATTACTCGAAACTTTTTTGAGTAACAAATCTAATCGATTTAGGAGAGTTGTTTTAGTTGAATATCCGCGTGAGGGACTATATAGTGTAGGTTTTGTTACTGGTGATGTTGGACCATCTCTTCAGACAGAATTAGAAGAAAAGTTGTTAAGTGTTTTTATACCTACTGCACCAAACCCAACAACTGGTTGGTATACATTGGTTCCTGAGTCATCTGTTAAGGATTTGGATATTTCTGTTGAGGATGCTTTTAAAACAATAATTTCTGCTGGGATAGTTAATCCAGACGAAAAGAACAATAATACAAATCCAACTTTTTCAAAACTATTTTCTCAACTACGTGCTTCTACTAATTCGTCTTCGTAA
- the purL gene encoding phosphoribosylformylglycinamidine synthase subunit PurL, translating to MINLENNDLYDLNKALKFENLTTNDYEEICKRLKRKPNRTELGMFGVMWSEHCCYRNSKPLLSKFPTKGKNVLVGPGENAGVIDVGNNQKLVFKIESHNHPSAIEPFQGAATGVGGILRDIFTMGARPIAVLNSLRFGNLDNPSNVDLLRGVVSGIAHYGNCVGVPTVGGEIDFDDSYSGNPLVNVMALGLLETNEIVCSGAKNVGSPVLYVGNTTGRDGVGGASFASSELTTDSLDDRPAVQVGDPFIEKSLIEACLDAFKTGDVIAAQDMGAAGLTCSTAEMAANGNLGIFIDLDLVPSREENMSPYQYLLSESQERMLFVVKEEKINCLIEKFNKWGLYANVIGEVIETNEVIVSHKDKIIAQIPTSALSDDTPVNINSVIKNPPDDLLKKWEWNENTLPAIKEQKIFSLKEKKIFSYSQIILKLLSNPSIASKKWIYKQYDSQVQSNTVFKPGKSDAAVIRLRQQNEKHKSKVFSGIAASVDCNSRWVSLDPFRGTIAAIAESARNVSCVGAEPVAITNNLNFSSPETEIGYWQLSSSCDAITEACKALETPVTGGNVSLYNESKNADNQITPINPTPVIGMVGKINNVEKAISSEWKKIGDQIWLIGSHKSEKTIAASSYLEYFHGEITGRPPKIDLPDEKFCQTFLRQAILDRFVVSSHDISDGGLAIALAECCILSAKGATLELETEFNRDDNLLFAEGGSRIIFSIDRTKEKEWLKYLKNNQINSQSSVYLKKIGYVSNETFKMKIKDKNICNIKVEELTEKFNNSISSHF from the coding sequence ATGATAAATCTAGAAAATAATGATCTATATGATCTTAATAAAGCATTAAAATTTGAAAATTTAACAACCAATGATTACGAAGAAATTTGCAAAAGATTAAAAAGAAAACCAAATAGGACTGAACTAGGTATGTTTGGAGTTATGTGGTCTGAACATTGTTGTTATAGAAATTCAAAACCATTACTATCTAAGTTTCCTACTAAAGGAAAAAATGTTTTGGTTGGTCCTGGAGAGAATGCTGGCGTTATTGATGTTGGAAATAATCAAAAACTTGTTTTTAAAATTGAAAGTCATAATCATCCCTCAGCAATTGAACCTTTTCAAGGAGCTGCAACAGGAGTAGGAGGAATATTAAGAGATATTTTCACAATGGGTGCAAGACCAATCGCTGTTTTGAATTCATTGAGATTTGGAAATCTCGATAATCCATCAAATGTAGATTTGCTTCGAGGAGTTGTATCAGGAATTGCACATTATGGAAATTGTGTAGGTGTTCCTACTGTAGGAGGTGAAATTGATTTTGATGATAGCTATTCTGGCAATCCTCTTGTAAACGTAATGGCTCTAGGTCTGTTGGAGACTAATGAAATTGTTTGTTCTGGAGCTAAAAATGTAGGTTCGCCAGTACTATATGTTGGTAATACTACAGGCAGAGATGGTGTTGGCGGCGCTAGTTTTGCAAGTTCAGAACTAACTACTGATTCATTAGATGATAGACCTGCAGTGCAAGTAGGTGATCCATTTATTGAGAAAAGTCTCATAGAAGCCTGTTTAGATGCTTTTAAGACAGGAGATGTAATTGCAGCTCAAGATATGGGTGCAGCAGGCTTAACTTGCAGTACTGCAGAGATGGCTGCAAATGGGAATTTAGGTATATTTATTGATTTAGATTTAGTTCCCTCCAGAGAAGAGAACATGTCTCCATACCAATATTTATTATCTGAATCGCAAGAAAGAATGTTATTCGTCGTAAAGGAAGAAAAAATTAATTGCCTTATTGAAAAATTTAATAAATGGGGTTTATACGCAAATGTAATTGGCGAAGTAATAGAGACCAATGAGGTAATTGTTTCTCATAAAGATAAAATTATTGCTCAAATCCCTACTTCTGCTTTATCTGATGATACTCCAGTAAATATTAATAGTGTGATTAAAAATCCACCTGATGATTTGTTAAAGAAATGGGAATGGAATGAAAATACTCTACCAGCAATTAAAGAACAAAAAATTTTTTCATTGAAGGAAAAAAAGATTTTTTCTTACTCACAAATAATTTTAAAACTTCTCTCTAACCCATCAATAGCTTCTAAAAAATGGATTTACAAACAATATGACTCTCAAGTGCAGTCAAATACAGTTTTTAAACCCGGAAAATCAGATGCAGCAGTAATAAGACTAAGACAACAAAATGAAAAACATAAAAGCAAAGTATTTTCTGGTATTGCAGCTTCAGTTGACTGTAATAGTAGATGGGTTTCTCTTGATCCCTTTAGAGGTACTATCGCTGCAATTGCCGAATCTGCGAGAAACGTTAGTTGTGTTGGGGCTGAACCAGTTGCAATTACAAATAACTTGAATTTTTCCTCTCCTGAGACTGAAATAGGATATTGGCAACTTTCATCTTCATGTGATGCAATTACTGAAGCCTGTAAAGCTCTAGAAACTCCTGTTACAGGAGGAAATGTTTCCCTTTACAATGAATCAAAAAATGCAGATAATCAAATTACTCCCATTAATCCTACACCAGTTATTGGAATGGTTGGGAAGATAAATAATGTTGAAAAAGCTATAAGTAGTGAATGGAAAAAAATTGGTGATCAAATTTGGTTGATTGGTTCTCATAAATCAGAGAAAACAATCGCAGCTAGTTCTTATCTTGAGTATTTTCACGGAGAAATTACAGGTCGTCCACCAAAAATAGATTTACCGGATGAAAAGTTTTGTCAGACTTTTTTAAGACAAGCGATTTTAGACAGATTTGTAGTTTCATCTCATGATATTAGTGATGGGGGTTTAGCGATAGCTTTAGCAGAGTGTTGTATTTTGTCTGCAAAAGGTGCAACACTAGAATTAGAAACAGAATTTAATAGAGATGATAATTTACTTTTTGCAGAAGGAGGGTCTAGGATTATTTTCTCAATAGATAGAACGAAAGAAAAAGAATGGCTTAAATATTTAAAAAATAATCAAATAAATTCTCAATCAAGTGTATATTTAAAAAAAATAGGATATGTTTCAAATGAAACTTTTAAGATGAAGATTAAAGATAAAAATATTTGCAATATTAAGGTTGAGGAATTAACCGAAAAATTTAATAATAGTATTTCAAGTCACTTTTAA
- the purF gene encoding amidophosphoribosyltransferase, producing MCGIVGIVSSDDVNQQIYDSLLLLQHRGQDSTGIATMENTIFHIHKAKGQVNTAYRTRDMRNLIGKTGLGHVRYATKGSAESVEEAQPFYVNAPYGIVLIHNGNLTNTRDLEKQLFNIDKRHTNSSSDTEMLLNVLATELQEQIHNQKLEPDIIFDAVKSLHKRIQGSYASIALISGHGLLAFRDPYGIRPLVIGKRFSSNTKKEEWMVASESLVLENNDYQVVRDVDPGEAIFININGEFFSKQCSENPLLCPCSFEYVYLARPDSIMNGISVYKARLKMGDYLSETIKETINSGDIDVVMPIPDSSRPAAMQVARQLGIEYREGFFKNRYVGRTFIMPGQQKRKKSVRQKLNAMSAEFKNKNVLIVDDSIVRGTTSKEIVQMARDAGANKVFFTSAAPPVRFPHVYGINMPNRDELIAHDKTISEIANKLEIDNLVYQSVENLHKSIISGSNVKDLEMSCFTGSYVTGTVNQEYLNWVENEYKS from the coding sequence ATGTGCGGAATAGTTGGAATTGTTTCTTCAGATGATGTAAATCAACAAATATACGATAGCCTTTTGCTTCTGCAGCATAGAGGGCAAGACTCAACAGGTATAGCAACTATGGAAAATACTATCTTCCATATACATAAGGCCAAAGGTCAGGTTAATACCGCTTATAGGACGAGAGATATGAGGAATTTAATCGGCAAAACTGGATTGGGTCATGTTAGGTATGCAACAAAGGGATCTGCAGAGAGTGTAGAAGAAGCTCAACCTTTTTATGTGAATGCTCCTTATGGAATAGTTTTGATACATAATGGTAATTTGACTAATACTAGAGATTTAGAAAAACAATTGTTCAATATTGATAAGCGACATACAAATTCTTCAAGTGATACTGAAATGCTATTAAATGTATTAGCGACAGAATTACAAGAACAAATTCATAATCAAAAATTAGAACCTGATATTATTTTTGATGCAGTCAAATCTTTACATAAAAGAATTCAGGGATCATATGCTTCAATTGCACTAATTTCGGGACATGGTTTATTAGCATTCAGAGATCCTTATGGTATTAGACCTTTAGTAATAGGCAAAAGATTTTCATCAAATACAAAAAAAGAAGAGTGGATGGTTGCTAGCGAATCTCTAGTCCTTGAGAATAACGATTATCAAGTAGTAAGAGATGTAGATCCTGGAGAAGCTATTTTTATTAATATCAATGGAGAGTTTTTTTCTAAGCAATGCTCTGAAAATCCACTTTTATGTCCCTGTTCTTTTGAGTATGTTTATTTAGCAAGGCCAGATTCAATTATGAATGGAATTTCCGTTTATAAAGCTCGTTTAAAAATGGGAGATTATTTGTCTGAAACAATAAAAGAAACAATTAATTCTGGAGATATTGATGTTGTTATGCCTATTCCTGACTCTTCTCGACCTGCTGCTATGCAAGTTGCAAGACAATTAGGTATAGAGTACAGGGAAGGGTTTTTTAAAAATAGATATGTTGGTAGAACATTCATAATGCCTGGTCAGCAGAAACGTAAGAAATCTGTAAGACAAAAGTTAAATGCCATGAGTGCAGAGTTTAAAAATAAAAATGTATTAATTGTTGATGATTCGATTGTAAGAGGTACTACTTCAAAAGAAATTGTTCAGATGGCTAGGGATGCAGGAGCAAATAAAGTTTTTTTTACATCAGCAGCACCTCCTGTTCGTTTTCCGCATGTTTATGGAATTAATATGCCTAATAGAGATGAATTAATAGCTCATGACAAAACAATAAGTGAAATTGCTAATAAACTTGAAATTGATAACCTCGTATATCAAAGTGTTGAAAATTTACACAAATCCATAATAAGTGGTTCTAATGTTAAAGATTTAGAGATGAGTTGTTTTACTGGATCATACGTAACAGGAACAGTAAATCAAGAGTATTTAAATTGGGTTGAAAATGAATATAAATCTTAG